One part of the Eptesicus fuscus isolate TK198812 chromosome 2, DD_ASM_mEF_20220401, whole genome shotgun sequence genome encodes these proteins:
- the RPL34 gene encoding LOW QUALITY PROTEIN: 60S ribosomal protein L34 (The sequence of the model RefSeq protein was modified relative to this genomic sequence to represent the inferred CDS: deleted 1 base in 1 codon), with product MVQRLTYRRRLSYNTASNKTRLSRTPGNRIVYLYTKKVGKAPKSACGVCPGRLRGVRAVRPKVLMRLSKTKKHVSRAYGGSMCAKCVRDRIKRAFLIEEQKIVVKVLKAQAQSQKAK from the exons ATGGTCCAGCGTTTGACATACCGTCGGAGGCTGTCCTACAATACAGCCTCTAACAAAACCAGACT GTCCCGAACCCCTGGTAATAGAATTGTTTACCTTTACACCAAGAAGGTTGGGAAAGCACCAAAATCTGCATGTGGCGTGTGCCCAGGCCGACTTCGAGGA GTTCGTGCTGTGAGGCCTAAAGTTCTAATGAGGTTGTCTAAAACG AAAAAACACGTCAGCAGGGCCTATGGTGGATCCATGTGTGCTAAATGTGTCCGTGACAG GATCAAGCGTGCTTTCCTTATTGAGGAGCAGAAAATCGTTGTGAAAGTGTTGAAGGCACAAGCACAGAGTCAGAAagctaaataa